The Myxococcus guangdongensis genome has a window encoding:
- a CDS encoding S8 family serine peptidase → MKRWGFIGLMVLAGCMPDESEKRDAQRNVCPGITAGEVPQAPRTTQKVTLEDGREPVIIRYRQGQGVAEARVHQLGGRVTANFRHAPALAARVTPEERLALALDPSVESIEPDAELRATGLSSLPLGALSRVGLGASGTGDYTGKLQRVQALEVWDRDGDGVPDPGAVTGAGVRVCVIDSGMDMNHPELRDAVVAARDFLDDDDDATDGEEGHWGTGHGTHVAGIVAARAGMGGQGGPVLTESGLMGVAPGAQLLVARVLDVNGRTHMSVVLEAVEWCMSQGARVASLSLAGGLATFTSEDIFKAALDGGMLVVAAAGNEGQYLVSYPASDPSVLAVGAVDDLDRRVHFSSRGEQLSLMAPGVDVLSTFPRGLGSFAQLELGKARPASRSLLYAPTGNTWGPLVDCGHGGTLDSCGEDSSCDGFIAYVHPHAYVRPERAMVNVMKQGARAVIFASELVEGGAEILSVPQQGAWVPAVTITQAASTVMGRQLGATTRLTLRPVDYAYMSGTSMATPYVSGVAALLFSARPGATPAQVRAALESSAKDLGPAGWDSDHGHGLVQARGAMEALVGPMP, encoded by the coding sequence ATGAAGCGCTGGGGATTCATCGGGCTGATGGTGCTGGCGGGGTGCATGCCGGACGAGTCGGAGAAGCGGGACGCCCAGCGCAACGTCTGCCCCGGCATCACCGCCGGGGAGGTGCCCCAGGCGCCCCGGACAACCCAGAAGGTCACGCTGGAGGACGGGCGGGAGCCGGTCATCATCCGCTACCGCCAGGGCCAGGGCGTGGCGGAGGCGCGGGTGCACCAGCTGGGCGGCCGGGTGACGGCGAACTTCCGCCACGCGCCCGCCCTGGCCGCGCGCGTGACGCCCGAGGAGCGGCTGGCGCTGGCGCTGGACCCCTCGGTGGAGAGCATCGAGCCGGACGCGGAGCTGCGCGCGACAGGGCTCTCCTCGCTGCCTTTGGGGGCGCTGAGCCGCGTCGGGCTCGGCGCGAGCGGCACCGGGGACTACACCGGGAAGCTGCAGCGGGTGCAGGCGCTGGAGGTGTGGGACCGCGATGGGGACGGGGTGCCGGACCCGGGCGCGGTGACGGGCGCGGGCGTGCGCGTGTGCGTCATCGACAGCGGCATGGACATGAACCACCCGGAGCTGCGCGACGCGGTGGTGGCGGCGCGGGACTTCCTGGACGACGACGACGACGCGACGGACGGCGAGGAGGGCCACTGGGGCACCGGCCACGGCACGCACGTGGCGGGCATCGTCGCGGCCCGGGCGGGAATGGGGGGCCAGGGCGGGCCGGTGCTCACCGAGAGCGGGCTGATGGGCGTGGCGCCGGGGGCCCAGCTGCTGGTCGCGCGGGTGCTGGACGTGAACGGCCGCACCCACATGAGCGTGGTGCTCGAGGCCGTCGAGTGGTGCATGAGCCAGGGCGCCCGGGTGGCCTCGCTGTCGCTGGCCGGGGGCCTGGCCACCTTCACCTCCGAGGACATCTTCAAGGCCGCGCTCGACGGCGGGATGCTGGTGGTGGCCGCGGCGGGCAACGAGGGGCAGTACCTGGTGTCCTATCCGGCGTCGGACCCGTCCGTGCTCGCGGTGGGCGCGGTGGATGACCTGGACCGGCGCGTGCACTTCTCCTCCCGTGGCGAGCAGCTGTCGCTGATGGCGCCGGGCGTGGACGTGCTGTCCACCTTCCCCCGGGGCCTGGGCTCGTTCGCGCAGCTGGAGCTGGGAAAGGCCCGGCCCGCGTCGCGCTCCCTCTTGTACGCGCCCACCGGGAACACCTGGGGCCCGCTGGTGGACTGCGGCCACGGCGGCACGCTGGACTCGTGCGGCGAGGACAGCAGCTGTGACGGCTTCATCGCCTATGTGCACCCGCACGCGTACGTGAGGCCGGAGCGGGCCATGGTGAACGTGATGAAGCAGGGCGCGCGCGCGGTCATCTTCGCCAGCGAGCTGGTGGAGGGCGGCGCGGAAATCCTCTCCGTCCCGCAGCAGGGTGCGTGGGTGCCCGCCGTCACCATCACCCAGGCGGCGAGCACGGTGATGGGCCGGCAGCTGGGCGCCACCACGCGGCTGACGCTGCGCCCGGTGGACTACGCGTACATGTCCGGCACCTCCATGGCCACGCCGTACGTCAGCGGCGTCGCCGCGCTGCTGTTCAGCGCCCGCCCCGGCGCGACGCCCGCCCAGGTGCGGGCCGCGCTCGAGTCCAGCGCCAAGGACCTGGGCCCCGCGGGCTGGGATTCGGACCATGGCCACGGCCTGGTGCAGGCGCGCGGCGCGATGGAGGCGCTCGTCGGCCCCATGCCCTGA
- a CDS encoding serine/threonine protein kinase, protein MSTEPTESSRFLGRYELVHPLGQGGMGEVFLAKISGAAGFEKPCIVKTILPALLKDRQFLDRFHHEAKVLVHLVHSSIAQVYDMGETDGTYYMALEYVAGVDLAYLLEQARVQGAQVPVPVALFLGQRMAEGLGYAHRKVGPDGVPLGIVHRDVSPHNVMVSYEGEVKVIDFGLAKSAARSKYTLPATVMGKLGYMSPEQVRAEALDHRSDIYSCGVVLWEMLAGRSLIPHGTVGEMMAAMSHPTVPPLTGLRGDVDEALDTVVRRALATKPDERYSRSDELARALNGELVRSGAAVGAEEVGHFVRALCPEAFAAQRQLISKVTSSSSHRRTPAPIPLVAGGTGAFGTGPQEVEPAGFEPTLMRKQDTPSGEKQVAGMARPGVSGHGESMATDATTLRSGSDPGAATARTAVFDGATGSTPRPSAPDASASGPRAEKPSGSGPRFSGNTSVLPSQAESPSGSGPRAAAPEDQAPVRPVSSSREQVPARRDEGRGRKGLVALVVGLVVLLMVGTAVTTAHFMRPQGPPPVDAPPPPPPGHPPPGGLAGMDGRPPPPGQPPPRDPPPVTPPVIKETPPPVTAQAPTQPEPTPVIKKPTPKPDKVVTAPPKRPNTPPKPAPEPDKAPVEPVVAANTGAYGYFTEVVALTADDGTFLVKGARSRAFQVGMDVKVVGEAASNGQRPVFGSARVIATERRQARLKLAKDVKSAPKLYAAVPAEDPYFGEPTERGVEPASATTAPPKTGALTGHVAKRDPLIGTTVYTVSNADEFEWTDCVLVIETRQRATLGELAAYSKREVSRFSKPQTQLIPPAGKAGVYCKEGTLFSKVK, encoded by the coding sequence ATGAGCACCGAACCTACAGAGTCCTCCCGTTTCCTCGGGCGCTACGAGCTCGTCCACCCCCTGGGCCAGGGGGGAATGGGCGAGGTGTTCCTGGCGAAGATCAGCGGCGCGGCGGGCTTCGAGAAGCCGTGCATCGTGAAGACCATCCTCCCGGCGCTGCTGAAGGACCGGCAGTTCCTGGACCGCTTCCACCACGAGGCCAAGGTGCTGGTGCACCTGGTGCACTCGTCCATCGCCCAGGTCTACGACATGGGGGAGACGGACGGGACGTACTACATGGCCCTGGAGTACGTGGCCGGGGTGGACCTGGCGTACCTCCTGGAGCAGGCGCGGGTGCAGGGCGCGCAGGTGCCCGTGCCGGTGGCGCTGTTCCTGGGGCAGCGCATGGCGGAGGGCCTGGGCTACGCGCACCGCAAGGTGGGGCCGGACGGCGTGCCGCTGGGCATCGTCCACCGCGACGTGTCGCCCCACAACGTCATGGTGTCGTACGAGGGCGAGGTCAAGGTCATCGACTTCGGCCTGGCCAAGTCCGCCGCGCGCAGCAAGTACACGCTGCCCGCCACGGTGATGGGCAAGCTGGGCTACATGTCGCCAGAGCAGGTGCGCGCCGAGGCGCTGGACCACCGCAGCGACATCTACTCCTGCGGCGTGGTGCTCTGGGAGATGCTCGCCGGCCGCTCGCTCATCCCCCACGGGACGGTGGGGGAGATGATGGCGGCCATGTCCCATCCCACGGTGCCGCCGCTGACGGGGCTGCGCGGGGACGTGGACGAGGCGCTGGACACGGTGGTGCGCCGGGCGCTGGCGACGAAGCCGGATGAGCGCTACTCGCGCTCGGACGAGCTGGCGCGCGCGCTCAATGGAGAGCTGGTGCGCTCCGGCGCGGCGGTGGGCGCGGAGGAGGTGGGCCACTTCGTCCGCGCGCTGTGCCCGGAGGCCTTCGCGGCGCAGCGGCAGCTCATCTCCAAGGTGACGTCGTCCTCCAGCCACCGCCGCACCCCGGCGCCCATCCCCCTGGTCGCGGGCGGCACGGGCGCGTTCGGGACGGGGCCGCAGGAGGTGGAGCCCGCGGGCTTCGAGCCGACCCTGATGCGCAAGCAGGACACGCCGTCGGGAGAGAAGCAGGTGGCCGGCATGGCCCGCCCGGGCGTGTCGGGGCACGGCGAGTCGATGGCCACCGACGCCACCACCTTGCGCTCCGGCTCGGACCCCGGTGCCGCCACGGCCAGGACGGCCGTCTTCGATGGTGCGACAGGGAGCACGCCGCGGCCTTCCGCGCCCGATGCGTCGGCCTCCGGTCCTCGCGCCGAGAAGCCGTCCGGCTCCGGTCCCCGGTTCTCGGGCAACACCTCGGTGTTGCCTTCCCAGGCCGAGAGCCCCTCGGGCTCGGGTCCTCGCGCCGCGGCTCCGGAGGATCAGGCCCCGGTGCGCCCGGTGTCTTCGTCACGGGAGCAGGTGCCCGCGCGGCGTGACGAGGGGCGCGGTCGCAAGGGGCTGGTCGCGTTGGTCGTCGGCCTGGTCGTGCTGCTGATGGTGGGCACCGCGGTGACGACGGCGCACTTCATGCGGCCCCAGGGGCCCCCGCCGGTGGACGCCCCGCCGCCGCCTCCTCCGGGTCATCCGCCGCCGGGTGGACTGGCCGGGATGGATGGACGGCCCCCGCCGCCGGGGCAGCCTCCTCCTCGGGATCCGCCGCCCGTCACTCCTCCGGTCATCAAGGAGACGCCGCCGCCTGTCACGGCCCAGGCGCCGACCCAGCCCGAGCCGACGCCCGTCATCAAGAAGCCGACGCCCAAGCCGGACAAGGTCGTCACGGCTCCGCCCAAGCGCCCCAACACTCCGCCCAAGCCGGCTCCGGAGCCGGACAAGGCGCCGGTGGAGCCCGTCGTGGCTGCCAACACGGGCGCCTACGGCTACTTCACGGAGGTGGTCGCGCTCACGGCCGATGACGGTACCTTCCTGGTGAAGGGGGCTCGCTCCAGGGCCTTCCAGGTGGGCATGGACGTGAAGGTGGTGGGAGAGGCGGCGTCCAACGGACAGCGTCCGGTGTTCGGCTCCGCGAGGGTCATCGCCACTGAGAGGCGGCAGGCCCGCCTGAAGCTGGCCAAGGACGTCAAGTCCGCCCCGAAGCTCTACGCCGCGGTCCCCGCGGAGGACCCCTACTTCGGGGAACCCACCGAGCGGGGCGTGGAGCCCGCGTCCGCCACCACCGCGCCCCCGAAGACGGGCGCGTTGACGGGGCACGTCGCCAAGCGCGACCCCCTGATTGGCACCACCGTCTACACGGTGAGCAACGCCGACGAGTTCGAGTGGACCGACTGCGTCCTCGTCATCGAGACGCGTCAGCGCGCGACGCTGGGAGAGCTGGCCGCCTACAGCAAGCGCGAGGTGTCGCGCTTCAGCAAGCCCCAGACGCAGCTGATCCCCCCCGCGGGCAAGGCGGGCGTGTACTGCAAGGAAGGGACGCTCTTCTCGAAGGTGAAGTGA
- a CDS encoding RDD family protein — protein MSDGALFSTDTVTTEARYQWHLWVADVLDLAMAALVGWAALRALEHERTPVAMLVAILLAWLAVSAVGGIWGRTLWRQLFGVRLVRMGRAPGVPRALVRALTTPVDLLITPVLQRRPLDTWLGVHAEPVTAGASARLKALGAQLPWLGLIAGAVWLLVTPTRAEMLKYLGRTLTGWHCCHGTRDVTWECKTSLNRAVREAHGDREDVRAVVADCPVAAERSGKP, from the coding sequence ATGAGTGACGGGGCGTTGTTCTCGACAGACACGGTGACCACCGAGGCGCGGTACCAGTGGCACCTGTGGGTGGCGGACGTGCTGGACCTGGCGATGGCGGCCCTGGTGGGCTGGGCGGCGCTGCGGGCGCTGGAGCACGAGCGCACCCCGGTGGCGATGCTCGTCGCCATCCTGCTGGCCTGGCTGGCGGTGTCGGCGGTGGGCGGAATCTGGGGCAGGACGCTGTGGCGGCAGCTCTTCGGGGTGCGGCTGGTGCGCATGGGCCGGGCCCCCGGGGTGCCTCGCGCGCTGGTCCGGGCGCTCACCACGCCGGTGGACCTGCTCATCACCCCGGTGCTGCAGCGCCGTCCCCTGGACACCTGGCTCGGCGTGCACGCGGAGCCGGTGACGGCGGGGGCTTCAGCGCGGCTCAAGGCACTGGGCGCGCAGCTGCCCTGGCTGGGGCTCATCGCGGGCGCGGTGTGGCTGCTCGTCACTCCCACGCGGGCGGAGATGCTCAAGTACCTGGGGCGGACGCTGACGGGCTGGCACTGCTGCCACGGCACCCGGGACGTGACGTGGGAGTGCAAGACGTCGCTGAACCGGGCCGTGCGCGAGGCCCACGGCGACCGCGAGGACGTGCGCGCGGTGGTGGCGGACTGTCCGGTGGCCGCGGAGCGCTCGGGCAAGCCGTAG
- a CDS encoding two-component regulator propeller domain-containing protein, with product MGIPGHRLRAVWRGLGGFVLLAGLALAWPSLALDPQRWVSQYSQDSWRSDDGLPQNSLLSMAQTRDGYVWLGTWEGLVRFDGSRFVVFDKRNTPELRNHTIKALAEDASGVLWVGTDQGLVSYVDGRFERAPGASAPLEGFRVEHLIVGEGSLWAGTSGGLWQVPLGEGVARQYTEADGMPGMSITALARGGGDNRLWVGTKTGLALLEGGQVRGLPFPIPGGDVRSEVTSLFQDVTGTLWMGTEAGLVSWNGTVARRYSTSDGLPAVVTALLADSQGNLWVGTRRGGLLRREAAGFSAPLHGAGLVDAEVLSLLEDRDGSLWVGTYSGLFRLRDGPFATFGAPEGLSNETVSTVLEDKHGTVWLGTVGGGLFFLRDGRIHRMDDFEGGTDPVITALHEAPDGTLWAGSKAGAFRYDGHRFAKSSRVQGLPDDVVTSILVDSRGTQWFGTRKGLARVRGGDVAVFGPRQGLTSPIIVMAEDASGALWLGADSGLWRYEEGKGLRRFTAKDGAPGEVVLALLADPDGTVWVGTETGLGRWRDGTWFRYTVSQHGLYDDAVFSIVSDGDEHLWMSSNKGVSRVSRRELEEVAEGKRTRLAVMGFDQTDGMRTAECNGNTQPSGWRGKDGRLWFTTIQGAIVVDPVRVRATRQPPEVRIEEVRVNGKLVPVLGPVELRPDDSRLDIRFTAFTPGDAVRVPFRYRLVGHDDGWVRAEIRRATYTGLRPGRYLFQVQAELRDGGWTEPVSLDVLLEPSLWQRTEFWALFVLGMGMLGVSVYLLRVGQLKARERWLEARVQERTRELARANEELEANVRTLRQTQAQLVQAGRMAAVGQLAAGVGHEINNPLAYIVSNLEHASEESDMLARELGETRAAGTRLREVGQALREALHGADRVRRIVRDLKTFSRPDDEKQGPVELGAVLDSAVKIAMGELRPRAKLVRDYGDVTWVEGNEARLAQVFLNLLINAAQALPEGRAEQNEVRLVTRGGAEGWVVAEVRDTGSGISPESLGRIFDPFYTTKPVGVGTGLGLSLCHAYVTAMGGTISVESELGKGSVFRVSLRRARAPGAGVAVDARRGGGWSVRGPGERASSPTGYPTVPESRRSTTEPSASKGTQGAGDSRWVTESVSAAVAQESATGASRPAAESQSVASHQTFVDARSVSERASAPKFSESAQGVRSTSERGASVTGHAPTSSESSTGGRSTSMSGSASDAAPRSSEPSPGSRSATERGASMSGFASDTAPRYSESAQGGRSVTERGTPMSGSVSESTPRLSESSQGAMSATERGASMTGSGPESTPGDAESSPGARSSTEHASVPARESFTQDRSVTERVSMPAHALAASSSPSSSEMPAGSAIAHRTSGASTDTGTGMPPGRTFVTGHTTAVESSSSMRSASEPASPTKPSTGSPPFADARSSPTRTSASTPSPVANPSSTGPVEPSRSTPGSAALPPSSTADAPQGARPPESEPVAPQVRGRVLVVDDDALVSGAIRRTLARENDVDVVVSARQALERLSGPEPRHYDVVLCDLMMPEMTGMDLHEALGHAAPAIAERMVFITGGAFTPTARNFLERVENPRVEKPFDPESLRALVRSEVARARREAAGRAA from the coding sequence ATGGGCATTCCAGGGCATCGGCTCCGCGCGGTGTGGCGCGGGCTCGGGGGGTTCGTCTTGCTCGCTGGGCTCGCCCTGGCGTGGCCGAGCCTTGCCCTGGACCCGCAGCGCTGGGTCTCGCAGTACAGCCAGGACTCGTGGCGCAGCGACGACGGGCTCCCGCAGAACAGCCTGCTGTCGATGGCGCAGACGCGTGACGGCTACGTGTGGCTGGGCACGTGGGAAGGGCTGGTGCGCTTCGACGGCTCGCGCTTCGTCGTGTTCGACAAGCGCAACACGCCGGAGCTGCGCAACCACACCATCAAGGCGCTCGCGGAGGACGCGTCCGGCGTGCTGTGGGTGGGCACGGACCAGGGCCTGGTGTCGTACGTGGACGGCCGCTTCGAGCGGGCGCCGGGGGCCTCGGCGCCGCTGGAGGGCTTCCGCGTGGAGCACCTCATCGTGGGCGAGGGCTCCCTGTGGGCGGGCACCTCGGGCGGGCTGTGGCAGGTGCCGCTCGGCGAGGGCGTGGCGCGGCAGTACACGGAGGCGGACGGCATGCCGGGCATGTCCATCACCGCGCTGGCGCGAGGCGGCGGGGACAACCGGCTGTGGGTGGGCACCAAGACGGGCCTGGCGCTGCTGGAGGGCGGACAGGTGCGGGGCCTGCCCTTCCCGATACCCGGCGGGGACGTGCGCTCGGAGGTGACGTCGCTGTTCCAGGATGTCACCGGCACGCTGTGGATGGGCACGGAGGCGGGGCTGGTGTCGTGGAACGGCACGGTGGCCCGGCGCTACAGCACGTCGGACGGGCTGCCGGCCGTCGTCACGGCGCTGCTCGCGGACAGCCAGGGCAACCTGTGGGTGGGCACGCGGCGGGGCGGACTGCTCCGGCGCGAGGCCGCGGGCTTCAGCGCGCCGCTGCATGGCGCGGGGCTGGTGGACGCGGAGGTGCTGTCGCTGCTGGAGGACCGGGACGGCTCGCTGTGGGTGGGTACGTATTCGGGCCTGTTCCGCCTGCGCGACGGCCCGTTCGCGACGTTCGGCGCGCCGGAGGGCCTGAGCAACGAGACGGTGAGCACGGTGCTGGAGGACAAGCACGGCACGGTGTGGCTGGGCACGGTGGGCGGAGGCCTGTTCTTCCTGCGCGATGGGCGCATCCACCGCATGGATGACTTCGAGGGCGGCACGGACCCGGTCATCACCGCGCTGCACGAGGCGCCGGACGGGACGCTGTGGGCGGGCTCGAAGGCGGGCGCGTTCCGGTACGACGGGCACCGCTTCGCGAAGTCCTCGCGGGTACAGGGGCTGCCGGACGACGTGGTGACGTCCATCCTGGTGGACTCGCGGGGCACGCAGTGGTTCGGCACGCGCAAGGGGCTGGCGCGGGTGCGCGGCGGCGACGTGGCGGTGTTCGGCCCGCGGCAGGGGCTGACCTCGCCCATCATCGTCATGGCCGAGGACGCGTCCGGGGCGCTGTGGTTGGGCGCGGACAGCGGGCTGTGGCGCTACGAGGAGGGCAAGGGGCTGCGCCGCTTCACGGCGAAGGACGGCGCGCCGGGCGAGGTGGTGCTGGCGCTGCTGGCGGACCCGGACGGCACGGTGTGGGTGGGGACGGAGACGGGCCTGGGGCGGTGGAGGGACGGGACGTGGTTCCGCTACACGGTGTCGCAGCACGGCCTCTATGACGACGCGGTGTTCAGCATCGTCTCGGATGGGGACGAGCACCTGTGGATGAGCAGCAACAAGGGCGTGTCCCGGGTGTCCCGGCGCGAGCTGGAGGAGGTCGCGGAGGGCAAGCGCACGCGGCTGGCGGTGATGGGGTTCGACCAGACGGACGGCATGCGCACCGCGGAGTGCAACGGGAACACGCAGCCGTCGGGGTGGCGGGGCAAGGACGGGCGGCTGTGGTTCACCACCATCCAGGGCGCCATCGTGGTGGACCCGGTGCGCGTGCGCGCGACGCGGCAGCCTCCCGAGGTGCGCATCGAGGAGGTGCGGGTCAACGGGAAGCTGGTGCCGGTGCTGGGGCCCGTGGAGCTGCGGCCGGACGACTCGCGGTTGGACATCCGCTTCACGGCCTTCACGCCGGGGGACGCGGTGCGCGTGCCCTTCCGGTACCGGCTGGTGGGGCATGACGACGGCTGGGTGCGCGCGGAGATTCGCCGGGCCACGTACACGGGCCTGAGGCCCGGGCGCTATCTGTTCCAGGTGCAGGCGGAGCTGCGCGACGGCGGGTGGACGGAGCCCGTGTCGCTGGACGTGCTCCTGGAGCCGAGCCTGTGGCAGCGCACGGAGTTCTGGGCGCTGTTCGTGTTGGGGATGGGGATGCTGGGCGTCAGCGTGTACCTGCTGCGCGTGGGGCAGCTGAAGGCGCGCGAGCGGTGGCTGGAGGCGCGTGTGCAGGAGCGCACGCGGGAGCTGGCGCGAGCGAACGAGGAGCTGGAGGCGAACGTGCGCACGCTGCGGCAGACGCAGGCGCAGCTGGTCCAGGCCGGGCGGATGGCGGCGGTGGGCCAGCTCGCGGCGGGCGTGGGGCACGAAATCAACAACCCGCTGGCGTACATCGTGTCGAACCTGGAGCACGCGAGCGAGGAGTCGGACATGCTCGCCCGCGAGCTCGGCGAGACGCGCGCGGCGGGGACGCGGCTGCGCGAGGTGGGGCAGGCCCTGCGCGAGGCATTGCATGGCGCGGACCGGGTGCGGCGCATCGTGCGCGACTTGAAGACCTTCTCCCGACCGGATGACGAGAAGCAGGGGCCGGTGGAGCTGGGGGCGGTGCTCGACTCGGCGGTGAAGATTGCGATGGGCGAGCTGCGGCCGCGCGCGAAGCTGGTGCGGGACTACGGCGACGTGACGTGGGTGGAGGGGAACGAGGCGCGACTGGCGCAGGTGTTCCTCAATTTGCTCATCAACGCGGCGCAGGCGTTGCCGGAGGGGCGCGCGGAGCAGAACGAGGTGCGCCTGGTGACGCGCGGGGGCGCGGAGGGTTGGGTGGTGGCGGAGGTGCGCGACACGGGGAGCGGGATTTCGCCGGAGTCGCTCGGGCGCATCTTCGACCCGTTCTACACGACGAAGCCGGTGGGCGTGGGGACGGGGCTGGGGTTGTCGTTGTGCCACGCGTACGTGACGGCGATGGGCGGCACCATCTCGGTGGAGAGCGAGCTGGGCAAGGGCTCGGTGTTCCGCGTGTCCCTGCGACGCGCGAGGGCCCCGGGCGCGGGCGTGGCCGTGGATGCGCGGCGGGGCGGAGGCTGGTCCGTGCGCGGGCCGGGTGAGCGCGCGTCGTCGCCCACGGGCTATCCGACGGTGCCCGAGTCACGGCGGTCCACGACGGAGCCCTCGGCCTCGAAGGGGACGCAGGGGGCCGGGGACTCGCGGTGGGTGACGGAGTCCGTGTCCGCCGCGGTGGCGCAAGAGTCCGCCACGGGCGCGTCGAGGCCCGCGGCGGAGTCGCAGTCCGTGGCGTCGCATCAAACCTTCGTGGACGCGAGGTCCGTCTCCGAGCGCGCATCCGCGCCGAAGTTCTCCGAGTCCGCGCAGGGTGTCAGGTCGACCTCGGAGCGCGGTGCGTCCGTGACGGGACACGCGCCGACGTCCTCGGAGTCATCCACAGGCGGCAGGTCCACGTCCATGAGTGGCTCCGCGTCCGACGCCGCACCGAGGTCTTCGGAGCCATCTCCAGGCAGCAGGTCCGCCACGGAGCGGGGCGCGTCGATGAGTGGCTTCGCGTCCGACACTGCGCCGAGATATTCGGAGTCCGCCCAAGGCGGTAGGTCCGTCACGGAGCGAGGCACGCCCATGAGTGGCTCTGTGTCCGAATCCACGCCGAGGCTCTCGGAGTCCTCGCAGGGTGCCATGTCCGCCACGGAGCGCGGCGCATCCATGACGGGCTCCGGGCCCGAGTCCACGCCGGGGGACGCGGAGTCCTCCCCGGGCGCGAGGTCCAGCACCGAGCACGCCTCCGTGCCGGCGCGCGAATCGTTCACGCAGGACCGTTCGGTGACGGAGCGTGTCTCCATGCCGGCGCACGCGCTGGCTGCGTCCTCATCTCCAAGTTCCTCCGAGATGCCAGCGGGGAGCGCCATCGCGCACCGCACCTCCGGGGCATCCACGGACACGGGCACAGGCATGCCGCCGGGACGCACGTTCGTGACGGGCCACACCACGGCCGTCGAGTCATCCTCGAGCATGCGGTCCGCGTCGGAGCCTGCCTCACCCACGAAGCCCTCCACGGGTTCGCCCCCGTTCGCGGACGCGCGCTCCTCCCCGACGCGCACGTCGGCCTCAACCCCGTCACCTGTCGCGAACCCGTCCTCCACGGGGCCCGTGGAGCCCTCGCGCTCCACCCCAGGCAGCGCCGCGCTCCCCCCATCGAGCACGGCGGACGCCCCACAGGGCGCACGACCTCCCGAGTCCGAGCCCGTGGCGCCGCAGGTCCGCGGCCGCGTACTCGTCGTGGACGACGATGCGCTGGTGAGCGGAGCCATCCGCCGCACGCTCGCGCGCGAGAACGACGTGGACGTGGTGGTGAGCGCCCGGCAGGCGCTGGAGCGGCTCAGCGGACCGGAGCCCCGTCACTACGACGTCGTGCTCTGTGACTTGATGATGCCGGAGATGACGGGGATGGACCTCCACGAGGCGCTCGGGCACGCGGCGCCGGCCATCGCGGAGCGCATGGTGTTCATCACCGGAGGCGCCTTCACGCCCACGGCGCGCAACTTCCTGGAGCGGGTGGAGAACCCGCGCGTGGAGAAGCCGTTCGACCCGGAGTCCCTGCGCGCGCTGGTCCGCTCGGAGGTGGCCCGGGCGCGACGCGAGGCCGCGGGCCGGGCCGCCTGA
- a CDS encoding PDR/VanB family oxidoreductase, producing MNEALRVRVARIAREAEDILSYELVAEDGGALASFEAGAHLDVRVPGRESTLRSYSLCNDPEETHRYVIAVQRDAKGRGGSRAMHEHVREGDVLVVSPPRNDFPLLFARGYVLVAGGIGITPLLSMARQLQRTGLPYTMYYCARAPERAAFRELLSTAPFADHVRFHFDGGDPDKGLDVSGLLSTRAPGTRLYCCGPAGLMKAVRDASVRHRWPWEKVHFESFGAEGVGALAAKEDTDFEVTIRSTGQVLSVPKGQSVLNVLRHNGLRVTSDCEAGSCGTCVTRVCEGEPEHRDTFFQQEPAGNQRMLICVSRARSKRLVLDL from the coding sequence ATGAATGAAGCGCTGCGCGTGCGGGTCGCCCGCATCGCCCGCGAGGCCGAGGACATCCTGTCGTACGAGCTGGTCGCGGAAGACGGCGGCGCGCTCGCGTCCTTCGAGGCCGGAGCCCACCTGGACGTGCGCGTGCCGGGCAGGGAGTCCACGCTGCGCTCGTACTCGCTCTGCAACGACCCGGAGGAGACGCACCGCTACGTCATCGCCGTGCAGCGGGACGCGAAGGGCCGCGGCGGCTCGCGCGCCATGCATGAGCACGTGCGCGAGGGAGACGTGCTGGTGGTGAGCCCCCCGCGCAACGACTTCCCGCTGCTGTTCGCGCGGGGCTATGTGCTGGTGGCCGGCGGCATCGGCATCACCCCGCTGTTGTCCATGGCGCGTCAGCTCCAGCGGACCGGGCTGCCCTACACGATGTACTACTGCGCGCGGGCTCCGGAGCGCGCGGCGTTCCGGGAGCTGCTGTCCACGGCGCCCTTCGCGGACCACGTGCGCTTCCACTTCGACGGGGGAGACCCGGACAAGGGGCTGGATGTGTCGGGGCTGTTGTCCACGCGCGCGCCGGGCACGCGGCTGTACTGCTGCGGCCCCGCGGGGCTGATGAAGGCGGTGCGCGATGCGTCCGTGCGGCACCGATGGCCGTGGGAGAAGGTCCACTTCGAGTCGTTCGGCGCCGAGGGCGTGGGCGCGCTCGCGGCGAAGGAGGACACGGACTTCGAGGTGACCATCCGCAGCACGGGGCAGGTGCTCAGCGTGCCCAAGGGGCAGTCGGTGCTCAACGTGCTGCGCCACAACGGGCTGCGCGTGACGAGCGACTGTGAGGCGGGCTCCTGCGGGACGTGCGTCACCCGCGTCTGCGAGGGAGAGCCCGAGCACCGCGACACCTTCTTCCAGCAGGAGCCCGCGGGCAACCAGCGCATGCTCATCTGCGTGTCACGCGCCCGCTCGAAGCGGTTGGTGCTGGACCTGTAG